The sequence GAGCAATTTTTAGCATGCATTGGACTCTACCTTGCCCCAAAGCCCGAACCACCATGGACCTCAGCCTCAGAGGAAGGTGCCAAGTGTCTTGCACCCAGGATAACGCTCCTCTTCCAACACCTGTGAGGATGGAGGGAAAGCGCTTCCCCATGTCCCAGACTATGAGGTCTGAGAATAATGTCTGCTAAAGGGCCAGAAACAGCTCTCAGCTCAGTGAAAAATGACTTCCAAATGCCCCCTGCTCTGGGGATTTTATAAGGGAAGATGGATCTTTctatctgttttcctttcttcttcatttttcaaCTCTTGACCTACACTGTGAACAGAAACCTCCCGGGTGTGAGCCTTCAGCAGAGGAAATGCTTCCTCCAGTTCATTTGTCTTCGGTGGTCTGCGCAGCTGAAGAGACGCATGTGGCTGAAGAGATGCTGTTCCCAACCCTGCCCATCCTGCCTCCTCTGCCCTGGGTGCCGGAGGGTTGGATTTGCAGCTCCGTTAGCAGGAACGGTACCGGCCATCCCTCACCTGGCCCTttgcaacaagaaaaacaagagtcAGAGCAGCCTTGGCCCCACTTTTGGGCAGACAAGCAGCCCAGGACAAAGAGAGGCtgatctgtttaaaaaaataagaggttttGGTATTTACCTGGGCATGAAGGACCAGATTGTAGAGCTGGGAGGGGTATTGTTGGGCACCACCTCCCAGACACCGTGGGTCCCAGGAGAGCTGCTCTGGTTAACTCACACAGCCACCCCGGTTCAAAACATCCCTTCTCACAGGTCAGAGCATGACACGAGTCACAGATTTCAGACACAGATTTCAAATGCCTTAAAACCTGTGATTCCCAACTCAAAGGTTCAAGGGCAACATATTGCCACAAGATGTTCTTGCTTCCGACATCACTCATGGTCATTGGAAACCACCACGGAAAGGATGGTGTGGTTTGCAGCACTCTGCTTGGGAGATAATCCAGGCTGGATGACGGTTTCTGGATGAACAAATTTCTGCTTAGTGCATTATTTATAATTAAGGTGGAAATAACTAAAATGGGAGGATCTATGTAATGCAGACCTATGGGAGTTTCTTTGTTGCATCTTCGCCCCAAACACACACTGCCCTGGATGTTGTCCACCTCCAGGCACAGAGGAAGGCTGGAgagggaaagaaggggaaggaggagtgaAAAGGAGGGTGCCCAGGCCCCCCCACTCAGCCCTTCCTCTCTCTTGGAGGCCcttattttcttactgtttttcagagTGTAACAAGCATGACTGTGATGGGGTCCTCTCCCCGGTGTCCGGCAGAGCCATTCTGTGCAGGCAGCCCAGGCGTTTTGCATGGCAAAGGGGAAGCAACTGATCTCCAGGAAAGCAATTTATCAGCAGCTGGTGACCTGTGGAGCTGAAACCCCGGCTGCACTTGTTCCTGAGCcatgctgcagagctgagggCATAAACAGGGGGAAGCACAGATGTCAGCAGTGCGGCCACCAACAGCAAGACGGACGATACCTCAGGACAGGGCTTATGCACCTTTGGCTCCTTGGGTGCACGTACAGCGTGACTGCCAAGCTGGATGTGGAAGGGAAGAGGCTGGAGGCAGCAGTTCCCATCCTCACCCCAAATCACCTTCATGGGAAGATGGAGGTGAGGCTGGACCACATCCTTCAAGTCTGGCACTTGGGCTGGCAGCTCGTTGTGCCTCCTCAACTGGAAGATAAGCAGAAATGTCCTTGCAAGGTTTTCTCCTTTATCACAGTTGCCAAGAGGTTGCATGAGATGGGGGCTTAGCTAAGCCCACAAAATGGGCTTTCCACAGCCAGGAAGAGGGGCAGAACCTGAGGATCCCATTAGATTCCAGTGCCACAGTGTCTATCTTGGATTTTGCTGTCCATTTAAGAAGTAGAAGATTTCAGTCCCAAGTTTACAAGTTGGGCCTGTCtccttagaaaaagaaaattccaccAAAGAATTTTTATAGGACAATTTGTTGCTCTCCATGAAGGCTTGAGAAAGCCAAACTGCAGGgcctgcagggctgcagctctggTGTGGAAATGGATATGGCAGCGTCCCGCctgctctctccctctttcagCAAGAAGTTTCCCTTTGGTTTACAGCAGCCCATGctccaggggaaaaaacaacaactgCCGCTGTTATTCTTTATGAAGGCAGCGAGAGGGCTGAATAAAAGAGGCTGCATCCAAAGCACAATATGAGATGAAAAAGACATCCAAGCTCCATGGCGCTAGATAAaacaaagcacacacaaaaagaatcaaatgctgaaatatgtatttcttgtGGGTATGAATAGAACTGTCTATGTTTGCCTTGGAGACAGGGGGAAGGAGGCCAAACGGTTTAATCTCAGCAGGTATTGCTTTTCAGTACAGAGACATCGAGCAATTTAAAGACCTCCTGCCAGGCCGTTTCAGCAGTCGCACAGCCCCGCTCTCTCCGAGCAGCTCGGCGCTGGCCCGTGGAAAGGTCACCTCCACTCTGCAGCCCACGGACAGGTAGATGCTCGCACACCTCTTGCCCTACCACAGATGTCAGCAGTAAGAAACGCCGAACAAGTTCAAGGTAGCAAATCAGCCATCTCCATGAGCTTTACCCAGCCTTTGCCCCgctctccccagcctggctgccatCACCGGGCTGTGCCAGACCATCTGGTGTGTCCTCACTTCTCTGAACTCCGGGACTTTGGACGGGAGGGTAGGCAAGTGGGATTTGTTCTGGTAGGCTGTAAAATGCTGGAGCTGGAGAGCAAATAGCTGTTACCACTGGATCTCCAGGAGTCCCATAAGGACATGTGGGAGCCAAGATCTGCAGATTTATGTCTTCATAAAgccacaaaacaaacacaaaaaagagcTGGGTTTTCACTCATGACAGAAGTTGATGTGGACATGATAAAAAAGATGAAGtgctcctattttttttaaaaaaatcaaattaaaaaaaattatttccaggcTTGGAAATCCAGTGATGCTACTGCcatcctgttttcttcctgccatcctgttttcttcctgccaTCCTGTTTTCATCCTGCGAATGACCTCACTCACTGCCATCCCAGGGCTGTGCTTGAGCACGTTTCTCTTCATGGCTCCTGTCTTGCCCCACAAGCATGTGCCAGCACCCCCGGCCCCAGGAAGCGCTCGAGCAGTTTGCAGGCCATGAAATCGCACAGTGCCTTGTCTGCTT comes from Strix aluco isolate bStrAlu1 chromosome 15, bStrAlu1.hap1, whole genome shotgun sequence and encodes:
- the LOC141930281 gene encoding uncharacterized protein LOC141930281, which gives rise to MQPLGNCDKGENLARTFLLIFQLRRHNELPAQVPDLKDVVQPHLHLPMKVIWGEDGNCCLQPLPFHIQLGSHAVRAPKEPKVHKPCPEVSSVLLLVAALLTSVLPPVYALSSAAWLRNKCSRGFSSTGHQLLINCFPGDQLLPLCHAKRLGCLHRMALPDTGERTPSQSCLLHSEKHLPLCLEVDNIQGSVCLGRRCNKETPIGLHYIDPPILVISTLIINNALSRNLFIQKPSSSLDYLPSRVLQTTPSFPWWFPMTMSDVGSKNILWQYVALEPLSWESQVLRHLKSVSEICDSCHALTCEKGCFEPGWLCELTRAALLGPTVSGRWCPTIPLPALQSGPSCPGPGEGWPVPFLLTELQIQPSGTQGRGGRMGRVGNSISSATCVSSAAQTTEDK